A stretch of [Clostridium] innocuum DNA encodes these proteins:
- a CDS encoding histidinol-phosphatase, protein MQNFNYHSHTERCGHAVGSDEAYVKEAIKNGYRYMGFSDHAPYRNGDAPGERMRVEELADYVSSVRKLQHTYQDQIEIRLGMEIEYFEEQLDELMQYKEEMDYLILGQHGPALYAPEFYDNHSDADVLHYASLIEKACEKGLPDIIAHPDLFMFGKEVWTEACCEAAHRICANAQKHGIILEVNLNGLRYGKRKLGEEFRYTYPYRSFWEIACTYDVDIVYGLDAHAPQKYADQDCFAVVNQEILYDLPLIFRNELRFEDRNRGN, encoded by the coding sequence ATGCAGAATTTTAACTATCACAGTCATACAGAACGGTGCGGGCATGCTGTAGGAAGTGATGAAGCGTATGTAAAGGAAGCGATAAAGAATGGGTATCGGTATATGGGTTTCAGTGACCATGCCCCGTATCGTAACGGTGATGCACCGGGAGAGCGTATGCGGGTGGAAGAGCTTGCAGACTATGTGAGCAGTGTGAGAAAGCTGCAGCATACTTATCAGGATCAAATCGAAATCCGTCTGGGGATGGAAATCGAATATTTTGAGGAACAGCTGGATGAGCTTATGCAATATAAGGAAGAGATGGACTATCTCATTCTCGGACAGCATGGCCCTGCATTGTATGCGCCGGAATTTTATGATAATCACAGCGATGCGGATGTACTTCACTACGCTTCGCTGATTGAAAAGGCCTGTGAGAAGGGATTACCGGATATCATTGCGCATCCTGATCTGTTTATGTTCGGAAAGGAAGTCTGGACAGAAGCCTGTTGTGAGGCTGCCCATAGAATCTGTGCGAATGCACAAAAGCACGGGATTATTCTGGAGGTCAATCTGAACGGCCTGCGCTATGGGAAACGCAAGCTGGGAGAGGAATTTCGCTACACCTATCCATATCGCAGCTTCTGGGAGATTGCCTGTACCTATGATGTGGATATCGTCTATGGTCTGGATGCACATGCACCTCAAAAGTATGCCGATCAGGATTGCTTTGCTGTTGTGAATCAGGAAATTCTATATGATCTGCCGTTGATATTTCGTAATGAGCTGCGGTTTGAAGACAGGAATAGGGGGAACTGA
- a CDS encoding nitroreductase, whose product MLKEAMYKRHSRRSYLREKLRDEDATFLKERIHMYNQKHGLHMKLVCGHPEIFKGFRNSYGMFHNVENFIMMMGNSRDVYMQEKLGYFGERLILEAVERNMGTCWVGGTFAKDALKPYVKEDEKLYCVIAIGYTAHKKTLKEQLISHATRRRGKTVEEMSDITAHSPDWMKNGMEAVQLAPSALFKQPVRFRQEKDCVYAEVAHTDSFEMVDLGITMLHFEIGAQKGTWTWGNPAVYEKK is encoded by the coding sequence ATGCTGAAGGAAGCTATGTATAAAAGACATTCCCGAAGAAGCTATCTGCGAGAGAAATTGCGGGATGAGGATGCAACCTTTTTAAAGGAACGCATTCATATGTATAACCAGAAGCACGGATTGCATATGAAGCTGGTATGCGGACATCCGGAAATCTTTAAGGGATTTCGCAACAGCTACGGCATGTTTCACAATGTTGAGAATTTCATTATGATGATGGGCAATTCCCGTGATGTATATATGCAGGAGAAGCTGGGATATTTCGGTGAACGACTGATTCTGGAGGCGGTAGAGCGCAATATGGGAACCTGCTGGGTTGGCGGTACCTTTGCGAAAGATGCTTTAAAGCCCTATGTAAAGGAAGATGAGAAGCTGTACTGCGTTATCGCGATCGGCTATACCGCACATAAGAAAACCTTAAAGGAACAGCTGATTTCGCATGCAACACGGCGCAGAGGAAAAACCGTGGAGGAAATGTCAGATATCACAGCGCACAGTCCGGATTGGATGAAAAACGGAATGGAGGCAGTGCAGCTGGCACCCTCAGCACTTTTTAAACAGCCGGTGCGCTTCCGTCAGGAAAAGGATTGTGTTTATGCTGAAGTTGCCCATACGGATTCCTTTGAAATGGTGGATTTGGGAATCACCATGCTGCACTTTGAAATCGGTGCACAAAAAGGTACCTGGACATGGGGAAATCCTGCTGTCTATGAGAAAAAATAA
- a CDS encoding ABC transporter permease — translation MELLRFSYTNLRRKPADAFFFAFSMFSASLVITMFFAIIANPYYGSESLRDASAMSQGGMSLVASFDGGIGSGIFTMMLSLFMIFICILTVFFSNKFFLMSKTHDIGVMMISGSSIIRIAKFLIVQNFMIMGIAAPLGALAGCCVFPLVNHVIYLSMNIQAPVFTFSSAALGYCIATLVIVSVWLVIVDAGFVYRMDSMNELLRARRSMNPIGKQKQVFMKIVYVCVYALTIYLLFSIDYHYMDAIFLIYLGVAIVFGAGNVFRYILPDVLTLMKKRMFAENRHFLISLGNLRYSMVNGNLLVTIILLSTAVLFLYLCKFYNDTATFMVVMIAFLVSMLQISICLVYKLSADGLSKCQVFRNMTAIGYLKTDIRKIIKQEIVGFYGIILLLSLPPLLVITSLFAAGGDVAWSFVLQLHGLYIGFLLVAAVVMYRIYMKLIFRQDLMEAYMEE, via the coding sequence ATGGAATTACTTCGTTTTTCTTATACGAATCTGAGGCGAAAGCCTGCAGATGCGTTCTTTTTCGCATTCTCGATGTTCTCCGCTTCCCTTGTGATTACAATGTTTTTCGCAATCATCGCAAATCCCTATTACGGAAGTGAGTCATTGCGTGATGCCTCTGCAATGTCACAGGGTGGAATGTCGCTTGTTGCTTCCTTTGATGGAGGCATCGGATCCGGAATCTTTACGATGATGCTGTCTTTGTTTATGATTTTCATCTGCATACTGACAGTCTTTTTTTCAAACAAATTTTTTCTGATGTCAAAAACACATGATATTGGTGTAATGATGATCAGCGGTAGCAGTATTATTCGAATAGCCAAGTTCCTGATTGTGCAAAATTTTATGATCATGGGAATTGCAGCACCGCTGGGAGCTCTTGCCGGCTGCTGTGTGTTTCCGCTGGTGAATCATGTCATCTATCTGTCGATGAATATACAGGCACCTGTGTTCACCTTTTCTTCCGCAGCCCTTGGATATTGCATCGCTACCCTTGTGATTGTTTCCGTATGGCTGGTTATTGTCGATGCAGGCTTTGTCTATCGCATGGATTCCATGAATGAACTGCTGCGTGCCAGACGGTCGATGAATCCGATTGGAAAACAGAAGCAGGTATTTATGAAAATCGTATATGTATGTGTGTATGCGCTGACCATATATCTGCTGTTCTCGATTGATTATCATTATATGGATGCCATTTTTCTGATATATCTTGGTGTAGCCATCGTATTCGGCGCAGGGAATGTATTTCGTTATATACTTCCGGATGTATTAACCCTGATGAAAAAACGGATGTTTGCAGAAAATCGCCATTTTCTGATATCTTTGGGAAATCTGCGCTACAGCATGGTCAACGGAAATCTTCTGGTTACGATTATTTTATTGTCAACAGCGGTATTATTTCTATATCTGTGTAAATTTTATAACGACACGGCAACCTTTATGGTTGTTATGATCGCCTTTCTCGTATCGATGCTTCAAATCAGTATCTGTCTTGTTTATAAGCTGTCTGCCGACGGATTGAGTAAGTGTCAGGTCTTTCGCAATATGACGGCGATCGGGTATTTGAAAACGGATATCCGAAAAATTATCAAGCAGGAAATCGTCGGCTTTTACGGCATCATTCTGTTGTTATCTCTGCCGCCTTTACTGGTCATAACTTCATTGTTTGCGGCAGGAGGGGATGTGGCGTGGAGCTTTGTATTACAGCTGCACGGCTTGTATATCGGCTTTTTGCTGGTGGCGGCTGTGGTGATGTATCGCATTTATATGAAACTGATTTTCCGTCAGGATCTGATGGAAGCATATATGGAGGAATAG
- a CDS encoding ABC transporter ATP-binding protein has product MNTILEAKNITKIYNRHTKNEFEALRGISLEVHEGDFICIMGPSGSGKSTLINNLSTIDMPTKGKVKINGVDVYSMLESQTGKFRYENLGFIFQSFNLMDTLTLKENIALPLTLSNMSKEEIGKRVQQTAERLELVDVLDKYPVECSGGQCQRCAVARALINKPKLIVADEPTGSLDSKNSHTLLTILKELNEREKVTILMVTHDAMIASYSRRLLYLRDGCIEEDLERADMDQKEYFYKIVQINSKESMELLFS; this is encoded by the coding sequence ATGAATACTATATTGGAAGCTAAGAATATAACGAAGATTTATAATCGTCATACAAAAAATGAATTTGAAGCATTGCGCGGCATTTCACTGGAAGTGCACGAAGGAGATTTTATATGTATTATGGGACCCAGCGGTTCCGGGAAGTCCACGCTGATCAACAACCTTTCCACAATTGATATGCCGACAAAGGGAAAGGTCAAGATCAATGGTGTTGATGTCTACAGTATGCTGGAATCTCAAACGGGAAAATTCCGGTATGAAAATCTAGGATTTATCTTTCAGTCCTTTAATTTGATGGATACTCTGACGCTGAAGGAAAATATCGCATTGCCTCTTACCCTGTCAAACATGTCGAAGGAGGAAATCGGAAAACGTGTGCAGCAAACCGCAGAGAGGCTGGAGCTAGTGGATGTACTGGATAAATATCCGGTGGAATGCTCCGGAGGACAGTGTCAGCGATGTGCTGTCGCAAGAGCCCTGATTAACAAGCCCAAGCTGATTGTGGCAGATGAACCAACCGGCAGTCTGGATTCCAAAAATTCACATACACTGCTCACAATCCTAAAGGAGCTGAATGAGCGTGAGAAGGTCACAATCCTTATGGTGACTCATGATGCCATGATTGCGAGCTATTCCAGGCGGCTGCTGTATCTGCGGGATGGCTGTATCGAAGAGGATCTGGAGCGTGCGGATATGGATCAGAAAGAATACTTTTATAAAATTGTTCAAATCAACAGTAAGGAATCTATGGAGTTGCTGTTTTCGTAA
- a CDS encoding HAD hydrolase family protein — protein MTKATGIHQLMKLWRFPGHDYLCFGDTRTDIPMLKDVCLGITMEHADKEVMLHADAVCGRSDCNGISSFLRASSLIKKESYAAFLRKYKMFPYADELRIETFFI, from the coding sequence GTGACAAAAGCCACAGGCATTCACCAGCTGATGAAGCTGTGGAGGTTTCCCGGACACGATTATCTATGCTTTGGCGATACCAGAACAGATATTCCCATGCTAAAGGACGTGTGTCTGGGTATTACCATGGAACATGCGGACAAGGAAGTAATGCTCCATGCAGATGCGGTATGCGGCCGCAGTGACTGTAACGGTATTTCGAGTTTTCTAAGAGCATCCTCTCTTATAAAAAAGGAATCGTATGCCGCATTCCTAAGAAAATATAAAATGTTTCCATATGCAGATGAACTGCGTATAGAAACATTTTTTATATGA
- a CDS encoding ATP-binding cassette domain-containing protein, with the protein MIETQNVSVRFGSRTLYDNVNLKFTDGNCYGLIGANGAGKSTFLRVLSGELKPDTGSVIIKPNETVFTLKQDHFAFDEYTVLETVLMGNTKLYEVKREKDEIYCKEDFSEADGIRAGELEAAFADMDGWNAESNAATLLNGLGISVDLHDVLMKELSGSDKVKVLLAQALFGKPNTLLLDEPTNHLDIKACSWLEHFLMNYENTVIVVSHDRHFLNKVCTHIADVDYGKIKLFAGNYDFWYESSQLISRQLKDANSKKEEKIKELEDFIARFSANASKSRQATSRKKILDKITLDDLQPSTRKYPFIEFKPERESGRSILYIEDVEKQVEDCRLTNISFNMMKGDKVALIGNPLKTTLLLKLIAQELTPDAGSIQLGQTIRVSYIPDDNSAYFEGTQSICEWLSQYTDIDDMSFIRGFLGRMLFSGEEPLKPVNVLSGGEKARCMLSKTMLEAGNLLLMDDPINHLDLESIQTLNNALIKYPGELIFVSHDHQFIQTIANRIIEIRDDGIIDRRTTYDDYLEKEYGIEE; encoded by the coding sequence ATGATAGAAACGCAAAATGTCAGTGTACGTTTTGGATCACGGACACTGTATGATAATGTAAACTTAAAATTCACAGATGGTAACTGTTATGGCCTGATCGGGGCAAACGGTGCCGGAAAATCCACATTCCTGAGAGTACTCAGCGGTGAGCTGAAGCCGGATACCGGCTCTGTCATCATCAAGCCGAATGAAACAGTATTTACTCTGAAGCAGGATCACTTTGCTTTTGATGAGTACACGGTCCTGGAAACGGTACTGATGGGAAATACAAAGCTGTATGAAGTAAAACGGGAAAAGGATGAAATTTACTGCAAGGAGGATTTCAGTGAAGCAGACGGTATCCGTGCCGGTGAGCTGGAAGCGGCCTTTGCGGATATGGATGGCTGGAATGCGGAAAGTAACGCGGCAACGCTGTTAAACGGCCTGGGGATTTCGGTGGACCTGCATGATGTATTGATGAAGGAGCTGTCCGGTAGTGATAAGGTAAAGGTGCTGCTGGCACAGGCGTTGTTTGGAAAGCCGAATACGCTGCTGCTGGATGAGCCTACCAACCATCTGGATATCAAGGCATGCTCCTGGCTCGAGCATTTCCTGATGAATTATGAGAACACGGTAATCGTAGTCAGTCATGACCGTCACTTTTTAAACAAGGTATGTACACATATTGCCGATGTGGATTATGGTAAGATTAAGCTGTTTGCGGGAAATTATGATTTCTGGTATGAATCCAGCCAGCTGATCAGCCGTCAGCTGAAGGATGCCAACAGCAAAAAGGAAGAGAAAATCAAAGAGCTGGAAGACTTTATTGCCCGCTTCTCTGCCAATGCTTCCAAATCCAGACAGGCGACATCACGTAAGAAAATTCTGGATAAGATAACACTGGATGATTTACAGCCATCAACTCGAAAATATCCGTTTATTGAATTTAAACCGGAGAGGGAGAGTGGTCGTTCTATATTGTATATTGAGGATGTAGAGAAACAGGTCGAAGATTGCAGACTGACTAATATCTCCTTTAACATGATGAAGGGAGATAAGGTGGCGCTGATTGGCAATCCACTGAAAACCACTCTGCTGTTAAAGCTGATTGCACAGGAGCTGACACCGGATGCCGGAAGCATTCAGCTTGGACAGACCATCAGGGTTTCCTACATACCGGATGATAACAGTGCGTATTTTGAAGGTACGCAGAGTATCTGTGAGTGGCTGAGCCAGTATACGGATATCGACGATATGTCCTTTATCCGCGGTTTCCTTGGAAGAATGCTGTTTAGCGGAGAAGAACCGCTGAAGCCTGTCAATGTGTTATCCGGTGGAGAGAAGGCGCGCTGTATGCTGTCCAAGACGATGCTGGAGGCGGGAAATCTGCTGTTGATGGATGATCCGATCAACCATCTGGATCTGGAATCCATTCAGACACTGAATAATGCTCTGATAAAATATCCGGGAGAACTGATTTTTGTGAGTCATGACCATCAGTTCATTCAGACAATCGCAAATCGTATCATAGAAATCAGAGATGACGGTATCATTGACCGTAGAACAACTTATGATGACTATCTGGAAAAGGAATACGGAATCGAAGAATAG